In one window of Ruminococcus albus AD2013 DNA:
- a CDS encoding DUF6985 domain-containing protein encodes MNDEIFGSLEYNDMQNFCGKVKTSVLGSEEEVDIMIQAEEESDEIAESQREAFRLFSENEDKLKDEIMEGLLSYYNDELKYSYGDDEMWQDIDTTEDMKAQLEWNWIQIPGDYITDDAPVLYLIFHCKWEDDDPDPQGMAVEITEGSITNIGTAEIAF; translated from the coding sequence ATGAATGATGAGATATTTGGCAGCCTTGAATATAACGATATGCAGAACTTCTGCGGCAAAGTAAAAACTTCCGTCCTCGGCAGTGAGGAAGAAGTGGATATAATGATACAGGCAGAGGAAGAATCCGACGAAATCGCCGAAAGTCAGCGTGAAGCATTCAGGCTGTTTTCGGAGAATGAGGATAAACTCAAAGATGAGATCATGGAGGGGCTGTTATCCTACTACAATGACGAGCTGAAATATTCCTACGGCGATGATGAGATGTGGCAGGATATCGATACCACCGAGGATATGAAAGCTCAGCTTGAATGGAACTGGATACAGATACCCGGCGATTATATCACAGATGATGCACCTGTGCTTTATCTGATATTTCACTGTAAATGGGAAGATGATGACCCCGACCCGCAGGGAATGGCTGTGGAGATAACCGAGGGCAGCATAACAAACATCGGGACGGCTGAGATAGCTTTTTAA
- a CDS encoding class I SAM-dependent methyltransferase, with protein MRIAENWKDYRILDTTDGDKLESWGGKVLVRPDPQIIWKSPKRTDMWDKADAVYHRSSKGGGEWEYRRKLPESWNIKYRDLTFVIRPTGFKHTGLFPEQAVNWDFMADKIKNAGRPVKVLNLFAYTGGATLACAAAGASVSHVDASKGMVQWARDNAAASGLSDKPIRWLVDDCEKFVKREIRRGNFYDGIVMDPPSYGRGPGGEVWKLEDCIYDLVKTCAGVLSDKPLFFLLNSYTTGLSPSVMAYILNDVLTTQRGGSVTADEIGLPVEATKGVLPCGSTAIWAI; from the coding sequence ATGAGGATTGCAGAAAACTGGAAAGATTACAGGATACTGGATACAACAGACGGTGACAAGCTGGAGAGCTGGGGCGGCAAGGTGCTTGTAAGACCCGACCCACAGATAATCTGGAAAAGCCCGAAGCGCACCGATATGTGGGATAAGGCAGACGCAGTATATCACCGTTCTTCAAAGGGCGGCGGCGAGTGGGAGTACCGCAGAAAACTCCCAGAAAGCTGGAACATAAAGTACAGAGACCTGACCTTTGTCATAAGACCCACAGGCTTCAAGCACACGGGACTTTTCCCCGAGCAGGCTGTTAACTGGGATTTTATGGCAGATAAGATAAAGAACGCAGGACGTCCCGTAAAGGTGCTGAACCTGTTTGCATACACAGGTGGTGCGACCCTTGCCTGTGCGGCGGCGGGAGCAAGTGTATCCCACGTTGATGCTTCAAAGGGCATGGTACAGTGGGCAAGAGATAATGCGGCGGCATCAGGACTTTCGGACAAGCCGATACGCTGGCTTGTGGACGATTGCGAGAAGTTCGTAAAGCGTGAGATAAGGCGTGGGAACTTCTATGACGGTATCGTTATGGACCCGCCCAGCTACGGCAGAGGTCCCGGGGGCGAGGTATGGAAGCTTGAAGACTGCATATACGACCTTGTAAAGACCTGTGCGGGAGTACTGAGCGACAAGCCGCTGTTCTTCCTGCTGAACAGCTATACCACGGGACTTTCACCCTCGGTTATGGCGTACATACTTAACGATGTGCTGACCACCCAGCGGGGCGGAAGTGTGACCGCGGACGAGATAGGGCTTCCTGTTGAGGCTACCAAAGGTGTACTGCCCTGCGGTTCAACAGCGATATGGGCAATCTAA
- a CDS encoding energy-coupling factor transporter ATPase — translation MSENFIEIKDLRFSYINDLEEPPVKTEVLKGVTLNIKKGEFLAVLGHNGSGKSTLAKCINAINLPEAGGVFVDGMDTLDEDNLLPIRQRVGMVFQNPDNQIVATIVEEDVAFALENMGVEPSEIRRRVDEALKTVGMYEYRLHAPHKLSGGQKQRVAIAGIIAMRPDCILLDEPTAMLDPKGREEVMKTIKLLNSQGVTIVLITHYMEEAAQADRVVVIDGGEVVMDDVPRKIFSQVEKMKELGLDVPQVTELAWELQKAGFDISTEIIDEDECVKKLAELFGK, via the coding sequence ATGAGCGAAAATTTCATCGAGATCAAAGATCTTCGGTTTTCATATATAAATGACCTTGAAGAACCTCCCGTAAAGACAGAGGTGCTCAAAGGTGTCACACTGAATATAAAAAAAGGCGAATTTCTGGCGGTGCTGGGTCATAACGGTTCCGGCAAATCGACCCTTGCAAAGTGCATAAACGCCATAAACCTCCCCGAGGCGGGCGGAGTATTTGTTGACGGTATGGATACACTGGACGAGGACAATCTTCTGCCCATAAGACAGCGTGTTGGAATGGTTTTCCAGAATCCCGATAACCAGATAGTCGCCACCATAGTTGAGGAAGACGTAGCTTTCGCACTGGAGAATATGGGTGTTGAACCCTCTGAGATAAGGCGTAGAGTTGACGAAGCCCTGAAAACGGTGGGTATGTATGAGTACCGTCTGCACGCCCCACACAAGCTTTCAGGCGGACAGAAGCAGAGAGTGGCTATCGCAGGCATAATCGCCATGCGCCCCGACTGCATACTACTTGACGAACCCACAGCTATGCTTGACCCTAAAGGACGCGAGGAAGTCATGAAGACGATAAAGCTTCTGAATTCACAAGGCGTGACGATAGTTCTCATAACCCACTACATGGAAGAAGCCGCACAGGCTGACCGCGTTGTGGTCATCGACGGCGGCGAGGTCGTTATGGACGATGTGCCGCGCAAGATATTCTCGCAGGTGGAGAAGATGAAAGAACTCGGTCTTGATGTTCCGCAGGTGACTGAACTTGCATGGGAACTGCAGAAAGCAGGGTTCGATATATCCACCGAGATAATAGATGAAGATGAATGTGTTAAGAAACTGGCAGAGCTGTTTGGAAAGTGA
- a CDS encoding Fic family protein, protein MTLREKLLEEKRVGHKGGIYHKMQVDFAYNSNHIEGSRLTHDQTRYIYETKTVGTDGAKDAVRVNDIIETVNHFRCFDHILDTLDEPLTEGYIKDLHRRLKSGVMDRYAVIGEYKQEANDVGGMLTASPDEVGGKMHELLAGYGTEMTLYDVARFHMMYEKIHPFCDGNGRTGRLIIFKQCLENDIIPFFINDDDKMFYYMGLKEWQTSGSDERLINVFLAAQDYTKAVMEHFGIEYDRTFIEYKDIINKAK, encoded by the coding sequence ATGACATTAAGAGAAAAACTTCTTGAAGAAAAACGTGTTGGTCACAAGGGCGGTATCTATCACAAGATGCAGGTGGACTTTGCTTACAATTCCAACCACATCGAGGGAAGCAGGCTCACTCACGACCAGACGCGGTATATCTACGAAACAAAAACGGTGGGTACAGACGGGGCGAAAGATGCGGTCAGGGTCAATGATATCATCGAAACAGTGAATCATTTCAGGTGCTTTGACCATATACTTGATACCCTTGATGAACCCTTGACAGAGGGATATATCAAAGACCTGCATCGCAGGCTGAAAAGCGGAGTTATGGACAGGTACGCCGTGATAGGCGAGTACAAGCAGGAAGCAAACGATGTCGGCGGAATGCTGACAGCTTCACCCGATGAGGTGGGGGGGAAAATGCATGAACTTCTTGCAGGATACGGCACTGAGATGACTTTATACGATGTGGCGCGGTTTCACATGATGTATGAGAAGATACACCCGTTTTGTGATGGAAACGGTAGGACGGGCAGGCTGATAATATTCAAGCAGTGTCTTGAAAATGACATAATACCCTTCTTTATAAATGACGACGATAAGATGTTCTATTACATGGGGCTGAAAGAGTGGCAGACAAGCGGCAGTGATGAAAGGCTGATAAACGTTTTTCTGGCGGCGCAGGATTACACCAAGGCTGTAATGGAGCACTTCGGGATAGAGTATGACAGAACTTTTATAGAATACAAGGATATCATAAATAAGGCAAAATGA
- the truA gene encoding tRNA pseudouridine(38-40) synthase TruA, with protein MRYFKMTLAYDGSSYHGWQRQSNALAVQEVVEDAIFKLTGERVVVQGCSRTDAGVHAREYVLSFGLELPINCHGIQLGLNSWLPDDISVIGCEEADEGFHARYMCKGKEYEYIVHNSRIKDPFMRNTAFRNTYPIDEVLLDRAAKDFVGEHDFKAFCSTACDKEITVRKIYRFDVRREGDKVIFTVAGNGFLYNMVRIMVGTLLFINEGKIAADAIPRILESKDRKKAGKTVPPQGLYLNKVYYDEVSVD; from the coding sequence ATGAGATACTTTAAAATGACGCTGGCTTATGACGGCAGCAGCTATCACGGCTGGCAGAGACAGTCAAATGCGCTGGCTGTGCAGGAGGTAGTGGAGGACGCTATCTTTAAGCTGACAGGCGAAAGGGTAGTCGTGCAGGGCTGTTCGCGTACCGATGCGGGAGTCCATGCAAGGGAATATGTCCTTTCTTTTGGACTCGAACTGCCGATAAACTGCCACGGCATACAGCTGGGGCTGAATTCATGGCTGCCCGATGATATAAGCGTCATAGGGTGCGAGGAAGCCGATGAGGGCTTTCACGCAAGATATATGTGCAAAGGCAAGGAGTACGAGTATATCGTACATAACAGCAGGATAAAAGACCCTTTCATGCGCAATACTGCTTTCAGGAACACTTATCCCATAGATGAGGTGCTTCTTGACAGGGCGGCAAAGGATTTTGTCGGCGAGCATGATTTCAAGGCATTCTGTTCTACAGCCTGCGACAAAGAGATAACTGTAAGGAAGATATATCGGTTCGATGTCAGGCGTGAGGGTGACAAGGTCATATTCACCGTGGCAGGAAACGGATTTTTATACAATATGGTCAGGATAATGGTGGGAACTCTGCTTTTCATAAACGAGGGCAAGATAGCCGCTGACGCTATCCCGCGTATACTGGAGTCAAAAGACAGGAAAAAAGCAGGCAAGACAGTACCGCCACAGGGATTGTACCTGAACAAAGTTTATTATGATGAGGTATCGGTAGATTGA
- a CDS encoding cyclic-phosphate processing receiver domain-containing protein → MGLKLFVDDTRDFPKGYECVRSYDDCIMYFRLFGDFDHVSLDYHLGEEHTGLDILKWMKENGKEPKHINIHSNHIVGMREMKKYAEENFKNSVITMNTLYK, encoded by the coding sequence ATGGGACTTAAATTGTTCGTGGACGACACAAGAGATTTTCCGAAAGGCTATGAGTGTGTGCGAAGTTATGATGACTGCATAATGTATTTCAGGCTGTTCGGGGATTTTGACCATGTGAGCCTTGACTATCATCTCGGTGAAGAACACACAGGGCTTGACATACTGAAATGGATGAAAGAAAACGGCAAAGAACCTAAGCATATCAATATCCACAGCAACCATATCGTCGGTATGAGAGAGATGAAAAAGTACGCCGAGGAGAATTTCAAAAACTCGGTTATAACTATGAATACGCTTTACAAATAA
- a CDS encoding energy-coupling factor transporter ATPase translates to MAVIKTEKLTYVYGEGTPFRKVAVDNVDLEIEKGDFAGIIGHTGSGKSTLIQHFNGLLKPTSGAVYIDGEKLWDDKAKLRPVRFKVGLVFQYPEYQLFEETVAKDIAFGPKNMGLDKDEIARRVKESAEMVGLSAKALEKSPFELSGGQRRRAAIAGVMAMEPEVLILDEPASGLDPKGREQILGMIKDYHRQKGNTVLLVSHSMEDIAKNVDKILVMNDAKLFCYDETVKVFHRAEELEAMGLAVPQITRVFNRLKAMGIDLGEDVYTVGFGRDLLLNRLGKRV, encoded by the coding sequence ATGGCAGTGATTAAAACCGAAAAACTCACCTATGTTTACGGTGAGGGCACGCCCTTCCGCAAGGTGGCAGTCGATAACGTCGATCTTGAGATAGAAAAGGGCGACTTTGCAGGGATAATAGGCCACACAGGCTCGGGAAAGTCCACGCTGATACAGCATTTCAACGGACTTCTCAAACCCACGAGCGGTGCGGTATATATAGATGGCGAAAAACTCTGGGACGACAAGGCTAAGCTTCGTCCTGTGAGATTCAAGGTGGGGCTGGTGTTCCAGTACCCCGAGTATCAGCTGTTTGAGGAAACAGTGGCTAAGGATATAGCTTTCGGTCCCAAGAACATGGGTCTTGATAAGGACGAGATAGCCCGCCGCGTGAAAGAGAGCGCGGAGATGGTAGGTCTTTCGGCAAAAGCTTTGGAAAAATCCCCCTTTGAGCTATCGGGAGGACAGCGCAGGCGTGCGGCGATAGCGGGCGTTATGGCAATGGAACCCGAGGTGCTGATACTGGACGAGCCCGCATCGGGACTTGACCCCAAGGGCAGAGAACAGATACTGGGCATGATAAAGGATTATCACAGGCAGAAAGGCAACACCGTACTGCTTGTATCCCATTCCATGGAGGATATAGCCAAGAATGTGGATAAGATACTTGTTATGAACGACGCGAAGCTGTTCTGCTATGATGAAACGGTTAAGGTATTCCACCGTGCGGAGGAACTTGAAGCCATGGGGCTTGCAGTACCCCAGATAACAAGGGTGTTCAACAGGCTCAAAGCCATGGGGATAGACCTTGGAGAAGATGTATACACAGTCGGGTTCGGCAGAGACCTTCTGCTGAACAGGCTTGGGAAGAGGGTTTAG
- a CDS encoding energy-coupling factor transporter transmembrane component T family protein, with translation MIKDITIGQYFPGKSVLHRMDSRVKILLTAVFIVMLFMAKSIQALSVGILFTVVTFIISRIPLKMMGKSLKPIVPIVIFTAVLNLFFIRTGDVLWEWKIIKLTQDGVDTSLFMVIRIICLICGSSLLTYTTSPIELTDAIEKLLGPLKKIKVPVHELAMMMTIALRFIPTLIEETDKIINAQKARGADMETGGLMQKTKALIPILIPLFVASFRHAEELALAMECRCYHGGEGRTRMKQLKMTITDLWGSLYCMVFLAGVIAVNILTK, from the coding sequence TTGATAAAGGATATTACGATAGGACAGTACTTCCCGGGTAAGTCGGTGCTGCACCGCATGGACTCCAGGGTGAAGATACTGCTGACGGCGGTGTTCATAGTCATGCTGTTTATGGCGAAAAGCATACAGGCGCTTTCGGTGGGGATACTGTTCACGGTGGTCACGTTCATAATATCGCGGATACCGCTTAAAATGATGGGCAAGAGCCTGAAGCCCATAGTCCCCATAGTTATATTCACGGCGGTGCTGAATTTATTTTTCATACGCACAGGGGATGTCCTATGGGAATGGAAAATAATCAAGCTTACACAGGACGGCGTTGACACTTCACTGTTCATGGTGATAAGGATAATCTGCCTGATATGCGGAAGTTCACTGCTTACCTATACGACTTCACCGATAGAGCTTACAGACGCTATCGAGAAGCTTCTGGGACCTCTTAAAAAGATAAAAGTCCCCGTGCATGAACTGGCTATGATGATGACGATAGCTTTGCGTTTCATACCCACCCTTATCGAAGAAACGGACAAGATAATCAATGCCCAGAAAGCCCGCGGTGCGGATATGGAAACAGGGGGTCTGATGCAGAAGACCAAGGCTTTGATACCCATACTTATACCGCTGTTCGTGGCAAGTTTCAGGCACGCCGAGGAACTGGCACTGGCTATGGAATGCAGATGCTATCACGGCGGCGAGGGCAGGACAAGAATGAAACAGCTGAAAATGACCATAACAGACCTCTGGGGCAGTCTGTACTGCATGGTATTTTTAGCAGGGGTCATTGCGGTGAATATTCTTACGAAATAG
- a CDS encoding HD domain-containing protein: MIYTDMTRKAMGIMFEAHKDQMDKSGVPYVFHPWHVAEQMVTEESCCAALLHDVIEDTDVTAADLLKAGISEEVIKAVEMLTHDDDEPYLEYVARIKNDPIARAVKLADLTHNSDTTRFNRPMTDKDRARLEKYKKAVSILNN; encoded by the coding sequence ATGATCTACACTGACATGACGAGAAAAGCCATGGGCATAATGTTTGAAGCCCACAAGGATCAGATGGACAAGAGCGGTGTGCCCTACGTCTTCCACCCGTGGCACGTTGCCGAACAGATGGTGACGGAGGAAAGCTGCTGCGCGGCACTTCTTCATGACGTTATCGAAGATACCGATGTCACAGCCGCTGACCTGCTGAAAGCGGGTATAAGTGAGGAAGTCATCAAAGCGGTGGAGATGCTTACCCACGATGATGATGAACCCTATCTCGAATATGTAGCGAGGATAAAGAATGATCCCATAGCGCGGGCTGTAAAGCTTGCAGACCTCACACATAACAGCGATACCACAAGATTTAACAGACCCATGACTGATAAGGACAGGGCAAGGCTTGAAAAGTATAAAAAGGCTGTATCTATATTAAATAATTAG
- a CDS encoding NAD(+) diphosphatase: MRFDYCPFCGEKTILKKIGDEGDIPYCEKCSRPLFDMFSTCVLNVVVNEYNEVLLIRQSYGDTSRYVGVAGFMKVGETPEEAGAREVLEETGLAPESVTYIDSAFYEGRDQLMLGFLARVKKADTNISGELLEAKWFTFDEAVNTVREGSIIQRFIKSAGEKMKK; the protein is encoded by the coding sequence ATGAGATTTGATTACTGCCCCTTCTGCGGGGAAAAGACCATACTCAAAAAGATAGGTGACGAGGGCGATATACCCTACTGCGAAAAGTGCAGCCGTCCCCTGTTTGATATGTTTTCCACCTGTGTGCTGAACGTGGTGGTCAATGAATATAACGAGGTACTGCTCATAAGGCAGAGCTACGGCGATACATCGAGGTATGTGGGCGTTGCGGGCTTTATGAAAGTGGGGGAGACCCCCGAAGAAGCAGGCGCAAGAGAAGTTCTTGAAGAAACGGGGCTTGCTCCTGAAAGCGTGACCTACATAGACAGCGCATTTTACGAGGGCAGAGATCAGCTGATGCTGGGATTTCTTGCAAGAGTAAAAAAGGCTGATACCAATATCTCCGGGGAACTGCTTGAAGCTAAGTGGTTCACCTTTGACGAAGCTGTAAATACCGTCCGTGAGGGCAGTATAATACAGAGGTTCATCAAAAGCGCGGGAGAGAAGATGAAGAAATGA